In the genome of Candidatus Omnitrophota bacterium, the window AGGCCGCAGGAAGGCAAGTAGTTAGCCATATACGCCTGGCGCAAGAGAGAGCAAAATTGGAGCAGAGGAATATTACCGTGGAGCTCAGTGCGGAGAATGAGACCTATAAGGTCTATCAGGCAGGGCTAAATTTTGATGGAACGGATGATATTGTTGTGTCCGATAATGCCAATTTAAGACCATCTGTATTTGCTGTTGAGGCATGGGTTAGAAGTACCGCTAATGGTGCATGGCAAGGCGCTGTTTCTAAAGAGAGAAATTTAGGGACAGGAGGTTGTCCTGGCTATAATTTAAACAAAGATCAAAGCACAAACAAGTTAAGAATGATGATCGGTAATAACACTACTTATACATATGTTGTAT includes:
- a CDS encoding LamG domain-containing protein, whose product is MRRKIILKGNITAFTLIELLVVLIIIVVIGSAIIGRMLSGIDRAKLQAAGRQVVSHIRLAQERAKLEQRNITVELSAENETYKVYQAGLNFDGTDDIVVSDNANLRPSVFAVEAWVRSTANGAWQGAVSKERNLGTGGCPGYNLNKDQSTNKLRMMIGNNTTYTYVVSDSAYTDTNWHHVVGIYDGIKGYLYIDGVKQVNEQTITVEHTTDNLYIGRYYTNSTSIRWQGDINEVRIY